The Glycine soja cultivar W05 chromosome 4, ASM419377v2, whole genome shotgun sequence genomic sequence atttaaaattatgtttagaATTCATCTTCAAATCATATGAATGATGTATATAAACCGTTAGATTCCACGCCTACACAGGCGTGCCATTATGAATTAGCTTACACAAGGATAGGCAAAAGCAAGGATGGTGTAAGTGGAaggtgataaaattattttttaaatcttagtGTGAAAGCCTAAAGTTTATTATATAAGTGATCACAAAGGCAACAAATTAGGTTCAATTACTCATTTGATCtccataattacaaaaattttcCCTTTTAGTCTCAATACTTAACAATATCCCATTTTAGTCTCTACACATACCATTTTTAATCCCTTGTAGTCCTCGTCATAGGGACTAAAAAGGACTTAAATGATATTTGTAGGGATTAAAAACGGTATGTGTAGGTACTAAATAGGAATATTTTCAAGTATCaggattaaaaaagaaagtttttgtaaattatagggattaaatgagtaattaaatccAATAGGTTATAATCAAGACAACTGCTAATAACATGTACTTGTCTCAATCAACACACTAGCCAAATACTAAGGCAGTCCTGACCTCCTGATAGCTGATAGTCTTAATATAATTAAGAACTATATTAACTAGGTCCAGCTGAAGCAAGTGCAAACTGTGCAATGTGCATGGCAGTCATTACCCTGCCTCCTATACTGATAAACATAAAATGCATATCTTAATGCATTAcctttcacaataatttttcatGTCCATAAGGTCAAAAGCATGACAAATGAAACACTCACAGGATTCCAAGATGtgagtgaaaaacaactttCTGGGAAACGTTATACTTAACATTTATGAACAACATCCTTGGATCCATAGACTAAGAGGCAGTCAGAAATTTCTGTTGTTAAAAAGAAGGCCCATGAAAAATTTCTACTTGGAAAATTTGCTCTTCCACCATGTACAATGTATGTATTCACTATGGCATATTTGCTCTTCCAAGATTGACAATGTATGGACTCACTATGGCATTCACATTTACGTTATACATAATCCCCCATGTCAAATCTGACATCATCACCTAAGCCACAAAGTCCTCTTTGGCCCTTCGTTTCAAGGTAACTCAAATTACTGTGTCATACTCATATCTTTCCACTCAAATATAGAATGATAAATGACCCAACTACCAAGCATAGACAAGCATTATACATAAGGGGAAAAAAGTGAATACtgccaaaaacaaaagaagaaaaaagaaagcaaaaaccACTAAATCATGTTACCTAGCCAGTCAAAGATTTGGacttcaagaacaatcaaacaTAAAGCGGTTCAGCGACCACTACAGATAAGTGTAACATAGCTCTATTCAGTCATAGGTTAAGGGAATCAAAGTCTAGTAGCTAAAGGCTAACCTAAAGGCTTATGACTTCAATGCCACaaagagaatttgaaaattgcAACTAGAACTCTAGAACTTTCAGCTAAGGCAATCCTTCATGGTAAACATGTGCGTGCTCACACACTCAATTGATCCagtaggtggggaatttggaaTTAAAAAGTAATCCTTTTCAATACCAATGTACTTTATTTTCACCCTCAGTTGAAAATTAGTTTCAACAAAACACACCTTTAGACCAACTAACCAACCATTTGACACAATAGGCCATTAACCAAAGAATAATCCGCAAAACAATTCTAAATAAGCACATTACGTCAAGTTAGGTCAAAGAATTAGAATCTCTTTTACCCAAAAGCATTGTAGACGTTCCTCAAAATGTTCATCTTCTTCAATTTCAATGTACTTCATTTTCACCCACAGTGGAAAATTGGTCCCAACTAAACACACCTTTAGACTAATTAACCAACCATTTGACACACACAATTGGTCATTAAGTAAAGAATAATCATCCACGAAACAATTCAAAAACAAGCACATTACGACAAATTAGGTTAAGATAAGAGTTAGTCTCTCTTTTACCCAAAGGCATCGTAGACGTTCCTGgaaatcttcatcttcttcttgacGCCTTTGTAGAGGTCCTCCAAGCTGCACGGGAGCGCGTTCTCCACCGCGGCAGCCTTCCGTCCCGCCGCAGCGGAGGCGCCGAACGCGCCACCGCCGTTGGAGGTCCGGAAGAAGGCGTCGGGGCCGCCGGCGCCGATGTCCTCCGGGCCGAAAAACTCGGCGTAGATGTCGTCGGCATCGCGCGGGTTGAATCGGAACGACGAGGCGGCCGGGGGAGGGTtgctgttgtttttgttgttgttgttgttgttgttgttctgaCGGTGGTGGAAGGCGCGCGAGGACgacgaggaggaggaggagtgcGGCGGCGGAAACTGCCCAGATTTGAGTGCCTCTTCGCCGTAGAGATCGTAGATCTGGCGCTTCTGCGGGTCGCTGAGAACGTCGTAGGCTTCGGAGATTCGTTTGAATTTGGCCTCCGCTTCGGTGTTGTTGACGGGATTCTTGTCGGGGTGCCATATACGCGCGAGTCTCTTGTAAGCCTTCTTCAAATCGTCGTCGCTGGCGTTGCGATTCACTTTGAGTATGTTGTAGTAGTCCATGCCCATCAGTGACGGTGTCGTTTTGGGATTCCGGTGGTGGCGGAGGGGTTTAGGAGGACCGTTGGAAATGGAATTGACGGTTAAGACTTGttggaggaagaaaagaaataatttatcaaatcaGAAACCGTAATCATATGCGGGCCCCCCTGCCATTTTGACCTACCCGGATTATTAGTTTCTGTTTTTTCgggtatttcaatttttatttttgtttttaatttcgacGTGCAGCGCAACTCGGGTGCCTTTCAACCTTCAAGAGCCTTCACAACAGTCTTTACTTAATGCattctttattaaaattattttcttttcattggaatttattataaaattatgatactTGAGGCGGTGAGGGAGAccgttaaattaaataataaattaaatttataaaatttatgatttttacttaattttagtttatgataaaaaaaatataagtttaaaatattgtgtcagagtgtttttactttttataatcCTTCTCTCCCGTTATGTATAAAAACATGACTAAATGACTATTTTGGTTTTGAAAGTATAAACAGGTGACACATTTAGTatatgaaagaataaaaattttaatttaatttttaaatatgtaaatattataataattatgtcaaacatataatttattaataaattgatcatgaagtttataatttaatgttaataggttatcaaaaaatttaatttaatgttaaattggTCATTGAACATTACTATTTATTGTTACacattttacatatttaaaaactaaattagaatttttattcttttaaagattaaattgtcATTCATTGGGACCAAAGTCATTTgtcctaaaaatatatttttctcttttttgtgccTTTGTTGAGGGAACTGCTAGGGGCACCAGCACTTTTGCTGGTACACCCAGCATAATAATGAAATGTCAATTTTACCCTTCCGTATGTCCTCATATAGCAATCCGTATGGGCCTACAGATTGGCAATCCGTATGAGGCccataggattttttttattatttttcaaaaatataattttggaattaatttaaaattaatggtccGAGCAGGAATCAAACTTGTGACTTTCATGTTATTAGAATAACACTCTAACCAACAGGTCTAATAgaccaattatgttataattaaaaatttgatatttaattggatgttgtatttagatgtttattacagtatttaatagttaaataaatttgatatttaattaaatgatgtGTTTGGATGTTTATTACACtgattgaaaattaaacaaatatgatatttaattgaatgatgtatttagatatttattacaacaattcataattaaataaatttggtatttttttacatatgtaaatttttattaaatctatgatttttatttataatttttatatataaaaaaattaattattagataaaaattaagtatcacaaaatttattatgcaaatttacatatgcattaaatataaattagaaattttagtattatatatagcgacattaattaatatataacattattgGTCTATTAGTTCAGTTAGTTAGAGTGTTGTGTTAATAACGCGAAAGTCTCAAGTTCGATTCTTGCTtgaaccattaattttaaatgtacaAAAGGGCAAAATCGATATTTCACAGTTATGCTAGGTGTACCAGCAAAACttctaggtgcacctagcagctCCCCTTTGTTGATCGTGGGCCTTTTGTAGAAGAAAATAAGGTTTGGGTGTTGCTTTGGCCACCCAACATTTTTGCTAGGACACTCAGCAACCAAGATGAAAGGGCTAAAATGTCCTTCACCTTTTCTCTATACATAAAAAAAGTGATCCGTCCGTACGAGTCACTTTGTTGCTTCCATTCTCCTTCGTTGGTTCTTCtccttccttacttcttctctGTTTCCTGTTCTTCCTTGCTTCCATTCATGCAACAAACTTATTCTTCTTCGCCGTGgtttttcatcttcttctccattcaTTGGCTTGACGCATTTCTGTTCTCCTTCGAGTTAAGTTTTTCTCCATATCATTTTCGATTTGTTTGTGCACTGTTTTGTTTGAATCATTGCATTTTGGTTGTTGGTTGTTTGAATCATTGCATTGTTTTGTTTGAATCATTGTGTTTTGTttgaaaatgacattttttttaattgttggccATACAGATTGACAATCCATATGAACCATACGGATTAGTCAATCTATATGAACCGTATGGTTCacacggattgtcaatccgtatgacattttttttttaaattctatatttctatttctaattaatttttgaatttgttttgtaatgtaacttttttttgtatattagcaataattttagcaattttataagtattggtttggtgatattattttatagtggtataaaaataatacaaaaaaattagtttagtaattagattggtaaaaaaaattataatagatataaatgaatttggaaataaaaatactataatattaaatttgtttaacttttaaaaaatattgaaaccaatatttaaaagatactaAATTtggtagttttaaaaaatattgaaacaaaaatttaaaataatttaaatttgttagttttaaaaatatgttgaaaccaaatttaaaatactttaaatttgttactgttaaaaaatattcaaacaaatatttaaaagtgatAATAGATttgttagtttaaaaaaatgattgaaatcaaaatttaaaatattttaaaattgttagttagttttaaaaaattttgaaaccaaaatttaaaatatattaaaatgttagttttaaaagaaaatattaaaaccaatattaaaaagacattaaattttttagtttaaaaaaatattgaaaccaaaagttaaaataatttaaatattgttaacttttaaaaaattgttgaaaccaaaatttaaaatatattaaaattgttagttttaaaaaattgttgaaaccaaaatttaaaatattttaaaatttttagtttaaaaaaatttttgaaaccaaaatttaaaatattttaaaattattagttttaaaaaattgttgaaaccaaaatttaaaatatattaaaattgttagttttaaaaaagtattgaaaccaatatttaaaagatattaaattagttagttttaaaaagtgattgaaaccaaaatttaaaatattttaaaattgttagttttaaaaatttgttgaaaccaaaatttaaaatattttaaaaattttagttttaaaaaatttttgaaaccaaaatttaaaatatattaaatttgttagtgttaaaaaatattgtgtaaACAATGGTTAGAATTAGAAGTCTTGAACGGGCTTTAGGCTGAGCAATAGGGAAAGCCCGAGGAGAGAGGCTAGTGACGATGACAATGATGCCCCTGGCATCGAAGACCTACCGTATCTGCCTGTAGGCAACGACGAGAGGCACAATGACAATGATGCCCATGGCAGCGAAGGCTTATCGCATCTGCCTGTAGGCAACGATAAGAGGCACGCGTTGTTGAGGATCCTCTTACAGCCGCAAAGGAATTAAACAAAGAGCAGCAACAACCACCTGTTGAAGAAGGTGTTATTGATGTTTAGGGTTTTCCAGGCGGATCCCATGACACAttagttttgagagattttgaaaATCATGTTGCTTTGAGAGCTTAGAATGGAGAGGTATGtaaatcttaaaaaacataaagcaCGTAGATTagaacttattatttttttgttacatgatCGATATTATTGCTTCCAAGAACGTCCTGAGCTTAGGCTATCTTCCCATGGAAGGAAGATGGCTAAGTTTGGTAGGCCTACTCCACAAATTGAAGGCCTTGTGGCTGCTAGTGAACTAAGTCCTTTGATCACATGCGTCACAACCTACCTTACAacggaacaaaaaaaaaatagataaagtaAAAGCACGTTCGTCTCTTAAGGAGAAAACgatgggagtcgccaccaacgtttattttgttggatcaagtggcctcgaaataattaaaaagggggggttaaattaattattaatgtgccttgactaattaaaatcttatccttcttaatgttactagattcaattaggctttactactaagttatgtaatttaaacaaaagtaaagcgtaaaagaaaagtacacagcgggaattaaagagtgtagggaagaagaagacaaacacaagaattttatactggttcggcaacaacccatgcctacatccagtccccaagcaacctgtgattcttgagatttctttcaaccttgtaaaatcctttacaagccaaagatccacaagggatgtcccttcccttgttctctttgaaaatcCAAGTGGATGTAACCTCCacttgaattgatccacaagagatgtaccctttcttgttcttAGTATAACAATCCCTAaatagatgtaccctccaatgtgttgggacaaagaattctcaagcggttagtcctttgaatctttgtaaaggggaaacaaaagatatctcaggcggttagtcctttgagatcttttgtttaaaggaaagagaagaatcaaaagaattctcaggcggagtcctttgaattctcttggaaagggagaagagagacacaaaagaattcaggcggttagtcctttgttcttttggcaaagggagaagagaataaaaaagatgaataacacaagtttttgaacaaagaacttttcttggaagagaaagttttgaacaaaaacttttagaaatatgaagagaaaaggaatcagaaaattctgtagaaaaagttgaatgatgttgagagagaagattgaaagatagattctTGATTATTGAAAGAGATGTTGAAAAAGATGAtatgaaattcatgccatggtcatatatttataatctcttgatgactcaagtcaaagcttgtaactcttggcaatttctttaaaactagtcacttaaaaagttatgactttagaaggaatcttcagaaacaagtcacttgaagaattgtgacttttggaaatgtatttttcgaaatcagtcactggtaatcgattaccattaaggtgtaatcgattacacatcaacagatgtgactcttcattttgaattttgaaaatcttaacgttttaaaacactggtaatcgattacttgattatggtaatcgattacagctttgtaaatcagtttgaaaaacaatgctggctactggtaatcgattactaccttctggtaatcaattaccagagagtaaaactctttggtaaaagattttgtgaaaacttcatgtactactcaatgttttgaaaaactttttagtacttatcttgattgagtcttctcttgagtcttgaatcttgatcttgatttttcttgaatcttgattcttgaatcttgaatcttgaatcttgaatcttgaatcttgaatcttgaaacttgaaacttgaaacttgaaacttgaaacttgaaacttgattcttgaatctttgcttgaaactttgcttaactcttgattctttggcatcatcaaaataaccttggaagacattgcttccacatatttaaggaaaacgttagaaaaaaccaaaaagtggtctacaaattttgaaaagaaagggTTCAGGaattgtttacgcatagggaaggtattagcaccccatgcgctcgtcacaagggacgacaatcTTTAATCGAGTATGTAaaatgtgacttcaaaattatttattttcccttttctattactaatatttttttttgaatcgacaagggtgttgcccttgctcctacgtatccctaggtgcaatgaggaaattagacatacgtagttctttaataaGAATACTTATGtttctttttgaaagattcattttaaatgcaaacaaaaagtcgttaaggcgttggaccttgaaacaacattttaatttatttgaaaaaagcaaagagaaccgttaaggcgttggactatGAAACGATCTTAAGTGATGTTTGATGAAAATAAGTTtggttgtgaattgattttttttttcatttggtttcGTTTATTACTTTCCGGTCTAAAAGAAAAACCAATTTCATGACATTAGTGACCAATTAGAATTAAGCCTTACGAATAAGATGAAATTACCAACGATAAAGGGGAAAAGATAAATACACACATAATATCACAGAGGACccataagggtacatagattacatcaaaatcttaagaaagaCTGACCAACTATTGCACAGGGTACAAGGCTAGCAAGAAGAACGATGTAGGAAATGATCCACGGTTCGATTCGGTAGCGCCTcgacttttctcttttctccttcCCTTTCTCCTTTTTGCgtttttcctctctttcttcagttttccaacccctaaaacccttcccctgcatggctatttataggaaaaggccaTTTGGTTCAGGggaagctcgcccaggtgagttgGTTGCTTAGGTCTAGAAAGTACTAAGAAATGACCATTTTTCCCCTTTCCTTGTGGCTTTTGTTTCCAGATCTGACAATCAAGCATTAACCCTGAGCGACCCCTCGACTTTTTTCTGGATTTGACAATCAAACATTAACCCTGAGTGACCCCTCAGCTTTGCACTGCAACCAGTGCCAAACACCAAAATTCGATTGGCAATGATTAAAACATCATATTTGAATGATAAAACTATTatacccggatgaaattagggtctaaCAACATGTTTCCTAGATACGGGTGATCGAGGACTTATGTTTGCTTTCTTGGAACACTGGCATAAGGAAACTAGTAGTTTCCATTTACCCGTAGGAGAGGTGACTGCCACCTTGGATGATGTGGCGTCGTTGCTGCATTTACCGATCATAGGGACGTTCCTTAGCTTTGAGCCACTTCATGTTGACGATGTTGTCTATATGTTGGTGGAATTACTTGAGGTTAGCGCTGCAAAGGCAAGAGCTGAGACGATTCAATGTCAGGGCTCTTATGTTCAACTATCTTGGCTACGAGACATGTATCAGACAAAAATTGATGCATGTCACTAGATCATAGCAGCACGAGCGTATTTGTTGCATCTTCTTGGATACACactctttgctaacaagagtgccacACACGTGCACGTGGTATTCTTGGATGCACTGCGTGACTTGACGCAAAGTGGGACTTACGCTTAGGGAACTACTGCACTTGTGCAtatgtatgataatttaaatgAGGTTTCAAAGAGCACAGTGAGGCGGCTTGCATGATATATCACTCTGTTACAGGTTAGTTGACATGTTAATAAAGCATTTTTTGATTGGCATTGGTTATTATATGTTTTTGgttattttaatgaatatgtTTGCAAAATATTTGTAGTGTTGGATCTACGAGCATTCCTTGTCTATTGATTTCGCCATAGCTGCCGAAGATTATGACGAGCGGAGACTGCGTGCATGCTGATGGACCTTTGGCAAGGCGTTACCCGTGTCGATGTATCGTAGGTGTTTGGACAGACTGACACTTGATGTTATGTGTTGGATTCCATATGGTGACCACTGTTCATTTAGAGAATTTGAGGTCATCTTCTTGTTTTTTGGCCATCTCAGATAGGACCCCTTGACGGTCATTCACCGATTAGAGAGGGTTGTACGACAGTTTAGGTACATCTAGACCATTTCGCCATATCCTACTGTGCCTTCGACTTCTATTGAAGAAATAAATGCTAGATGGATGCAGTTCGGTGACTATGTTGCACTTGTGGAGCAAATTTTATAATGCATGGCCAGTGTTTGTCagattacatggagtggttcTATATGATTTCACATTCATTTATGACTCCAACACAATTAGGGGATCCTCCCAGAGTTCTGCCGGTTCAGTAATATGGCACCTGATGAACCAGATGCTGATGTGCATCATCCTCGACATGTAgtggtaatatatttttttcgtattttgtgtttgttgttttgttttattttattactaacaattttatgtttgttttttcttcacttACAAGGATGATTATGTAGCAATTGCTGATAAATTGGAGAGGCTACTGAACTTGAGGATCTTGACCGAAGGAACATAAGCCTATACTATTGCTAAAGAATGTCTGAGCATCACCAGAAGCTACATAGGCTAACCAACTGTCGGCCATAGATTAAGGCGTAAGCGACGTATGGACGatcattgaagtttttttttgccttatatatgttatttttaattttgtggataaattttttatttggtacatttatttattgacattgacatttggttaatttataaatttagtatGTTACTTACGAACACatggttaattattttatacaaaattttgttattcgTTTATCGTTAATTAGTCGTTAATGTTGATTTgaggaataaattaatttgtcctTAACAAATTACGAATGTATGTTTTTTGTAACATTTAAGCATgataaatcattttcaaacttgACAACACATTGTGAATTGCATGCGTCTGTTTAAAAAGATCAATACTACATCTACATACTGACATAGAAATGACTACTCATTATTTTAGTTCTGATAGTAACAATGCATGTCTGATGCAACATTAAAGCATGAAATAACATTGTTGTACTTGACAATACATAGGAAGTGGCACgtgtctatttaaaaaaaatattgcaccAACAAAATTGACATTCAATTATCTACTCAATTATTCAAGTCTAATTGAGCAACATCTATAAATACCACAAAAACACTCTTAACAATCGCACATTTTCACCAATCTACCTTTAGAAACCAAATTGTAGTCTCGAAACTATGAaatttttgggagaaacaagcagtAAGACCATTGTCAACTCCAAATCagcttttctttttccaaatggatcaattATTCACAATGAATCTGGTGTTTATTTCCAAAGTCCTACTCTGATACCCATGCGAGTACCTAATGATTGTAGttttgaaacactaaagagCAGAATGCACAATACCTTTTAACTAATCAATGATcaatatttggatgaaatttattaCCGACAGCCATTCATAAATGCAGGTAACCAATTTTCCTTTCAATCTATGCAATTGAAAAATCATGATGATGTTAACACATTGTTAATGTGCAATGATCAATACTCGTGTGTTGGTTCGATTAAGTTATTATGATGACAACTAATGATTGTAGttttgaaacactaaagagCAGAATGCACGATACCTTTTAGCTAACCAACGATCAATATTATGATGATGTTAACACATTGTTAATGTGCAATGATTAATACTTGAGTGTTGGTTtgattaagttattataatattatgatGATGTTAACACATTGTTAATGTGCAATGATCAATACTCGTGTGTTTGTTCGATTAAGTTATTATGATAACAACTAATGATTGTAGttttgaaacactaaagagCAGAATGCATAATACCCATGCGAGTACCTAATGATTGTAGttttgaaacactaaagagCAGAATGCACAATACCTTTTAACTAACCAACGATcaatatttggatgaaatttaatACCGACATCCATTCGCAAATGCAAGTAACCAATTTGCCTTTCAATCTATGCaattgaaaattcatgatgacattaacacaatgttaatgtgcaatgaTCAATACTTGTGTGTTGGTTCGATTAAGTTATTATGTACCATTGGTAGAACACCGGATGGTATATTAAACTTACTTCAAGCCACTATGACTCCTAGTCATGATGCCCTTCTATATCACAACGAGAGGTGGAACATGCCACGCCAAGGCGAATTTATGGGTTactcgttcacaggaaaaaatccaaaaagatTTGACATTTCTTCGGGATGTAGCATCAACGAACTCAAGGATgtgatcaagcaagttgcacctcaaGGGATCTCCCCTTATGGTATTCATGAATCACAAACGGTTAGGCGATTGTTTTTTCGACAGCCAGGTCATTCTGAGTATTCAgaaaaagttatcaaatttgaaataattgagtTGAAAACTGACAACGATGTGTTGAAGGTCTTAGTAAAGTCTAACTACTAAAAACGATTTTGCCCAATAGAAATTTCAGTTGTTTTTAGTAAACCGGTAACCGAAATGGAAGACAACATgtcataacttttttaatttatcttaacAAAGCAACACAATTAGTGGAAATAACATGCATAGCGTAACAAAAtgtcaacaaaataattatttacagaAACGCCAGtggaaataacatattttatgttcattatTCGCCTAAATCAACAAATTCGGTTTTCAGTCTTGACAAATTTGTGTAACGCTGCATTCTACCTATGTTTGGGGTGGGCCACTGCTTTGTCTAATAATGACAATGTGTATTCCACAACAACGCTTATGGTGGAAAATGACAATGGTCTCGTAAAAAAACTTGTTACATAACCACAAACAAATTTAATGTAAGATAACAAAAAACATTGTCAGCATTTATACTAACATAATAGTTATATaattacctgaacaaaatgattccCATACACATGACCAATGCATATTACGCGATGCACAGAATAATctggtggtggttgacttctaagaggaaaatatgtcatgctttgttgtcgtGAAAAAGAAACAATGATCACGTTGTATCGTGAAGCAATGACATATCCCATATTCGTAATATTCATCCACTTGTCTATGGTAACCTACATGTAATAGACAACAAATAGAGGTtacttaaatgttattttaagaaaaactgACATAACAATAAACTTACGCACCATagataatccatcaacaagtagggaacactttaattccttaaatCTCTCTATGCCACCAAGCGGATTGATATACTCTTCCGACCAACTTGTGAGTTCTTTATGCAGATGGTTGCGCACCAATGACCACGGATCTTCACCCATACCCAATAAGGAAACTATTGCATGATAACTACAATTACCAtcttctttgacatcaataATGTTTTCAATAGAATCCTGGATGCacggatgaaattgatccaacattagAACATTTCGTCTCTGTATTGGTTGCTCAGATGATGATGCACTATGTTTCACAgaagaattactattttgcacagTGTAACGCATCAACATACTTCCAATAAGACatatcacattttgttgacTTTTGTTATTTGGTCAGCGGTTTTTTTGGAGCACCTTTGGTCTTCACCTTTTTTGGAGGAGCACACATAGAGTTCAAATCCAAATAAGCAATTTCCTGAAGCTTTGTCTTTAAATGTAATTTCCCACAAACATCGAGTTTCTCAAATCGCTTCGA encodes the following:
- the LOC114409759 gene encoding dnaJ homolog subfamily B member 1-like, with the translated sequence MGMDYYNILKVNRNASDDDLKKAYKRLARIWHPDKNPVNNTEAEAKFKRISEAYDVLSDPQKRQIYDLYGEEALKSGQFPPPHSSSSSSSSRAFHHRQNNNNNNNNKNNSNPPPAASSFRFNPRDADDIYAEFFGPEDIGAGGPDAFFRTSNGGGAFGASAAAGRKAAAVENALPCSLEDLYKGVKKKMKISRNVYDAFGKCRNMEEILTIEIKPGWKKGTKITFPEKGNHEPGVIPADLIFVIDEKPHALYRRDGNDLVINQEITLLEALTGKTLDLTTLDGRSLMIPLTDIVRPGAEVVVPNEGMPISKEPGRKGNLRIKLDVKYPSRLTPEQKSDLRRVLGGIS